The Bradyrhizobium oligotrophicum S58 genome contains the following window.
TCGGCCGCCTTGGACGGATCGGTCGCGCCCATCACGTCGCGATACTTCAGAATGGCGCCTTCGCCCTCCAGCACCTGGACCACGACGGGCCCGGAAATCATGAAGTCGACGAGTTCGCCGAAGAACGGCCGCGCCTTGTGCACGGCATAGAAGGTCTCGGCCTGCTCGCGGGTCATGCGGATGCGCTTCTGGGCCACGATGCGCAGGCCGGCTTTCTCGATCAGCGCGTTGACCGCACCGGTGAGATTACGCTCGGTCGCGTCGGGCTTGATGATCGAAAAGGTGCGCTCAATCGCCATGATATCGTCCTTGGAGGTGCGGGATTTGGAGGAGTTGCGGGCTTATATCGACGCGATCGGTCGACGGCAAGCGACCGAGATCCAACCGGCGGCGCGACGCCTTACGACAATTTCACGATTATGAACATAGTCTGAAGGGACCGTGCCACCATCGTTCAGCTCCCATGCCCTAGGATGATTGGTACCGGGCGAGGACGAGCCAGCAGCTTAACCGGTGGCCGCCTTCTCCCAGCCTCATCCGTCGGACAATTTCGGCGCCACAAGCGCTGTCATCCAGGAGACGAACATGTTGCGCAAACTCTCGCTCATCGCCGCGGCCACCGTTGCCCTGGGCGCAGCCGCCCTCGCCCCGACCGCCGCCTCGGCTCATTGGCACGGCGGCTGGCATGGAGGTGGTTGGCATGGCGGCTATGGTGGCTGGCATCGTCCGTTCTACGGTCCGCGCTTCTTCGTCGGCGGCCCGGCCTACGGATACGGCTACGGCGGCTGCTACGTGCGGCGCGTGGTTCCGACCCCCTGGGGCCCGCGCTGGCGCTTGATCAACCGCTGCTACTGACGAGCTTCTGATACGAGCCTCGGTGCGGCATCCGCCCCCCGCCACACCGAACTCGCATCGCCCCGGCGTTTCCCCCACGCCGGGGCTTTTTTCACGCAATTTCAACTAAATCCCACGCATTTCGGCCGCTGCCGGAAACAAATCGGCCCGCCACGACTTGTCACGGCATCATATTGAACATGCCCGTGGAATTCCGTCATGACAGGCCGCACCGCCGATTTCAGCGAGGCGCTCGATCGCAAGACCAGCCGATCGATCTGCGACGCCGTGGGCGAAAGGCTGCAGCGCAGCCTGCCCCCCGACGGCTCCCATCTGCCCGATCCGCTGGCGCAGCTCATGAACGAGTTGCGCAGACGAGACGAGCAGTTTGTCCGGCTCGAGTAGAGCTCGGCCGCCTGTGGCCGCGATAAAGCGGTTGCGTTTGGCCGCGCGCGCGGTGACAAGGCGCGCATGCTTTCCATCACCGACATCTCGATCCGCCTCGCCGGACGGCTTCTCATCGACCAGAGTTCGGTGCAGATCCCGCCCGGCGCGCGCGTCGGCCTGGTTGGCCGGAACGGAACCGGCAAATCGACCCTGTTCAAGGCGATCCGCGGCGAACTGTCGCTGGAGAGCGGCAGCATCAGCCTGCCACCGCGATGGCGCGTCGGCAGCCTGGCGCAGGAAGCCCCGAGCGGCCCCGAAAGCCTGATCGAGGTGGTGCTGCGGGCCGACCTCGAGCGCGACGCGCTGCTGCGCGAGTCCGACACCGCCGTCGATCCGGACCGCATCGCCGAAATCCAGACCCGGCTGGTCGACATCGACGCCCATTCAGCGCCGGCGCGCGCCGCGGCGATCCTCAGCGGCCTCGGCTTCTCCGCCACCGACCAGGCGCGCGCATGTTCGGAGTTCTCCGGCGGCTGGCGTATGCGGGTGGCGCTCGCAGCCACCTTGTTCGCCGCGCCCGATTTGCTGCTCCTGGACGAGCCGACCAACTATCTCGACCTTGAAGGCACGCTGTGGCTCGAGGATCATCTGGCGCACTATCCGCGCACGGTGATCGTGATCAGCCATGACCGCGATCTCCTGGAGACCTCGGTCGACCAGATCCTGCATCTTGACCGCGGCAAGCTGACCCTCTACCGCGGCGGCTATTCGTCGTTCGAGGAGCAGCGCGCCACCCGCGAGATGCTCGACGCCAAGGCGGTCAAGCGCCAGGAGGCCGAGCGCGCCCGGTTGCAGGCCTTCGTCGAACGCTTCAAGGCCAAGGCGTCGAAGGCGCGCCAGGCGCAATCCCGCGTCAAGATGCTGGAGCGGATGAAGCCGATCACCGCGCTCGTGACCCAGGACGTGCGCGAGATCAGCTTTCCCGCGCCGGAGAAACTGCTGTCGCCGCCGATCATCGCCGTCGACAACGCCTCGGTCGGCTACGATCCGGCGCAGCCTGTGCTCAACCGCGTCACCTTGCGGATCGACAATGACGACCGCGTCGCGCTGCTCGGCTCCAATGGCAACGGCAAGTCGACGCTGGTGAAGCTGCTGGCCGGCCGGCTCGCGCCGTTCTCCGGCAAGGTCACGCGCGCGGACAAGCTGTCGATCGCCTATTTCGCCCAGCACCAGCTCGACGAGCTCGACGAAGCCGGCTCGCCCTACAGTCACGTGCGCAAATTGATGGGCGATGCGCCGGAGTCGAAGGTGCGCGCGCGCGCCGGCGCGATCGGATTCTCGGGCAAGGCCGCCGATACGCTGGTGAAGAGTCTGTCGGGCGGCGAGAAGGCGCGGCTGCTGCTCGGGCTCGCGACCTTTTACGGCCCGAACATGATCATCCTGGACGAGCCGACCAACCATCTCGACATCGACAGCCGCGCTGCGCTCGCCGAGGCGATCAACGAATTTCCCGGCGCCGTGATCATGGTGTCGCACGACCGCTACCTGATCGAGTCCTGCGCCGACCGGCTGTGGGTCGTGGCCGATCGCGCCGTCAAGACCTATGACGGTGATCTCGACGACTACCGGCGCATGGTGCTGTCATCGCGCAGCGGCACACCGGCGCGCGATCCCGAACGTGCTCCGACGAGCGAGAAGACGGAGCGGCCGCGCGGCGACAACAAGCGAAGCGCACTGAAGCAGAAGATCTCGGCAGCCGAGGCCGAGATTGCGCGCATCACCGAGATCATCACCAAGATCGACGATGCGCTGACACTGCCGGACATCTTCACGCGCGATCCGAAGCAGGCGGCGCAGCTGTCGAAAGCGCGGGCGAATGCCGCCGACGCGCTGGCGCGCGCCGAAGAGCAATGGCTCGAAGCCAGCACGCTCTACGACGAGGTGAGCGGCTGACACCGATGTTCGGGATGCGCCCGGCAGTTCGCTGCGCGAAGCAGCGGGCTCAGCTCGCCCGCTTCTTTGCCTTGGAGGGCTTGGCCATCTTCGGCGCCGGACCCGGATCAGGCGCGCGCTCGACCGAGGTCAGGCGGCCGGCGCTGAACGTGTAGACGCCGGCGCGCGCGCCGCGCAGCCACGTCACGGTTGCGACGCGATCACCGCCATTGTTTCCGATGTTGACGCTGTCCGGCGCGCCGATGCCGCGCACGACGTCGCATTCGGTATGGCCGAGCGCAACGGTGCCGCCGGCGGCTGGCGGCGGTGCAGCGGCTGGATCATTCGCCAGCGCATTCGCGCCCGCAGGCGCCATGCCCGGGCATGCGCCTTCGGCGCTGACGAGATCCTCGGCCGTGACGGGCTTGTCCGGGGACAGCGGCGGCGCGTCGATCGAGATGCTCTTGATGAACAGGCGCTGCGGCCGGTTGAACCATTCCGTGTCCTTGGACAGGAAATCGGGCGCGCCCGAGCATCCGGTGATGACCGGGGCAAGCAGAAGGAACGCCAGAGCGCGCGTCAGTTGTTTGTTGTGGTCTCGCACGATGAACCTTGCTGAATTGCAACCTGTGGACACTCTAACGTGTTGTCCCAACATCACTTTGCGGCACGTTCGTGGCTTTGCCAACGCTCTGCCGGCAAATCGGCAGATTATCATTAATCGCGCGGCGCTGCCATCATCGGCACTTCACGGGCTTACGCAACGGGGCTTACGCATCATTGCCGGCGTTGCCAACGCCCCCGCTCATCGGCCTGCCAGTATGTGACCTCGAATCCGCGCGTTTTGCAATCGGTCCAGGCCGATCGCGCTGCAGCGAGTGCGTCCGTGTCGTCACCGTTGAAGACGAGCACCATGCGCTCATAGGTGTGCGAGTCGGTCGGCAGCGGCGCGTTATCCACCAGGAATCTGACGTTCGCTCCGTTCGGATTGCCCTCCTCCACCGCGAGGACGATCGGCTGATCGGCCACATCGGCCACGCGCCAGGTGGCATGCGGCAGAAACGAATCATCACGATACGTCCACAGATGCGCATCGAGCGCATCTGCACGTTCCTCCGAGGTCGACTGCACCACCACGCGCCAACCGCGCTCGAGCGACTTCTCGAGCAGCGGCGGCAGCACGCCTTCCACGGTCATGTTCTGCAGATGATAGAACAGGACTTCGGTCATCCGCCTGATCGCCCGTTACGCTTTCGCTTCGTAGGAATCCCACACCAGCCTGTCGAGCAGCCGAACGCCATAACCGGATCCCCAGCTCTGGTTGATCTCCGATTTTGGCGCGCCCATCGCGGTGCCGGCGATGTCGAGATGCGCCCAGGGCGTGTCGTTGACGAAGCGCTGCAGGAACTGCGCGGCTGTGATCGAGCCGCCGTGGCGGCCGCCGGTGTTCTTCATGTCGGCGAACTGCGAATCGACAAGCTTGTCGTATTCGGGACCGAGCGGCATGCGCCAGACCTTTTCGCCGGTCTCCTGCCCCGCCTTGAGCAGCTTGTCGGCGAGATCGTCATTGTTGGAGAACAGTCCGGCATGCTCGGTGCCGAGCGCGACCATGATCGCTCCGGTCAAGGTCGCCAGATCGATCATGAATTTGGGCTTGAACTTGGTCGCGACGTACCAGAGCACGTCGGCGAGCACGAGGCGACCCTCCGCGTCGGTGTTGATGATCTCGATGGTCTGCCCGGACATCGACGTGACGATGTCGCCCGGGCGCTGCGCATTGCCGTCCGGCATGTTCTCGACCAGGCCGATCGCGCCGATCACGTTGACCTTGGCCTTGCGCGCCGACAGCGCGTGCATCAGGCCGACCACGCAGGCGGCGCCGCCCATGTCGCCCTTCATGTCCTCCATCGAGCCGGCCGGCTTGATCGAGATGCCACCGGTGTCGAAGCAGACGCCCTTGCCGATGAAGGCCACCGGCTGCTCGCCCTTCTTGCCGCCATTGTAGCGCATCACGACGGTGCGGCTCGGGCGCGCCGAGCCCTGGCCGACGCCGAGCAGCGCCCCCATGCCGAGCTTCGTCATGGCGGCAACGTCGAGAATCTCGACGGTGACGCCGAGCTTGCGCAGGGCGGCGGCGCGCTTGGCGAACTCTTCCGGGTACAACACGTTCGGCGGCTCGTTCACGAGATCGCGCGCCAGAATCACGCCGTCCGTGACATGAGCGCGCGGCGCGAACGCCTTCTTGGCGGCTGCGACGTCCGCCACGGCGATCGACAGGTTGGCGCTGACGCCACCTTCCTCGTCCTTCTTCTTGGTCTTGTAGCGGTCGAATCGATAGGCCCGCAGCCGGACACCCGCGGCCAGCGAGCTGACCTGA
Protein-coding sequences here:
- the ndk gene encoding nucleoside-diphosphate kinase; protein product: MAIERTFSIIKPDATERNLTGAVNALIEKAGLRIVAQKRIRMTREQAETFYAVHKARPFFGELVDFMISGPVVVQVLEGEGAILKYRDVMGATDPSKAAEGTIRKAHAKSIGENSVHGSDAAETAAIEIAQFFSGNEIVG
- a CDS encoding ABC-F family ATP-binding cassette domain-containing protein, translated to MLSITDISIRLAGRLLIDQSSVQIPPGARVGLVGRNGTGKSTLFKAIRGELSLESGSISLPPRWRVGSLAQEAPSGPESLIEVVLRADLERDALLRESDTAVDPDRIAEIQTRLVDIDAHSAPARAAAILSGLGFSATDQARACSEFSGGWRMRVALAATLFAAPDLLLLDEPTNYLDLEGTLWLEDHLAHYPRTVIVISHDRDLLETSVDQILHLDRGKLTLYRGGYSSFEEQRATREMLDAKAVKRQEAERARLQAFVERFKAKASKARQAQSRVKMLERMKPITALVTQDVREISFPAPEKLLSPPIIAVDNASVGYDPAQPVLNRVTLRIDNDDRVALLGSNGNGKSTLVKLLAGRLAPFSGKVTRADKLSIAYFAQHQLDELDEAGSPYSHVRKLMGDAPESKVRARAGAIGFSGKAADTLVKSLSGGEKARLLLGLATFYGPNMIILDEPTNHLDIDSRAALAEAINEFPGAVIMVSHDRYLIESCADRLWVVADRAVKTYDGDLDDYRRMVLSSRSGTPARDPERAPTSEKTERPRGDNKRSALKQKISAAEAEIARITEIITKIDDALTLPDIFTRDPKQAAQLSKARANAADALARAEEQWLEASTLYDEVSG
- a CDS encoding DNA polymerase III subunit chi, coding for MTEVLFYHLQNMTVEGVLPPLLEKSLERGWRVVVQSTSEERADALDAHLWTYRDDSFLPHATWRVADVADQPIVLAVEEGNPNGANVRFLVDNAPLPTDSHTYERMVLVFNGDDTDALAAARSAWTDCKTRGFEVTYWQADERGRWQRRQ
- a CDS encoding leucyl aminopeptidase; amino-acid sequence: MSDTVKVGFVPLSTAPRGIMVAFCDETLRLGVATEKALGGASDLIKRAASAARFKGKDGAVLDLLAPEGIKIQRLIVVGTGKGKDLHDKDFLKYGGTLAGKLNAGTEAVTVLAELPAGPLSPDQVSSLAAGVRLRAYRFDRYKTKKKDEEGGVSANLSIAVADVAAAKKAFAPRAHVTDGVILARDLVNEPPNVLYPEEFAKRAAALRKLGVTVEILDVAAMTKLGMGALLGVGQGSARPSRTVVMRYNGGKKGEQPVAFIGKGVCFDTGGISIKPAGSMEDMKGDMGGAACVVGLMHALSARKAKVNVIGAIGLVENMPDGNAQRPGDIVTSMSGQTIEIINTDAEGRLVLADVLWYVATKFKPKFMIDLATLTGAIMVALGTEHAGLFSNNDDLADKLLKAGQETGEKVWRMPLGPEYDKLVDSQFADMKNTGGRHGGSITAAQFLQRFVNDTPWAHLDIAGTAMGAPKSEINQSWGSGYGVRLLDRLVWDSYEAKA